From one Perca flavescens isolate YP-PL-M2 chromosome 4, PFLA_1.0, whole genome shotgun sequence genomic stretch:
- the fbxo2 gene encoding F-box only protein 2: protein MANNLLKNPSGEEQLDFWELTENGGSQWKVEDMPGDCGHDFCLDGVTKYFVTSFELCLKRQVIDLLAEDFSGEQLDAQPPVTVEDWYCGRTDCGCTYQMSASLLDENQEVIQEFKPDHVTLDPDFEDCSWKQIKHTFSDYGPGLRFITFEHGGQDTKFWDGWFGVRVTGSSVTIEV, encoded by the exons ATGGCCAACAACCTGCTAAAGAATCCCAGCGGGGAAG AACAGCTGGACTTCTGGGAGCTGACAGAGAACGGTGGGAGTCAGTGGAAAGTGGAGGACATGCCGGGAGACTGTGGCCACGACTTCTGCCTCGACGGAGTGACCAAATACTTTGTAACCTCCTTTGA GCTGTGTCTGAAGAGACAGGTGATTGACTTGTTAGCGGAGGATTTCTCTGGCGAACAGTTGGACGCTCAGCCTCCCGTCACAGTGGAAGACTG GTACTGCGGGAGGACGGATTGTGGCTGCACCTACCAAATGTCCGCGAGTCTGCTGGACGAGAATCAAGAGGTCATACAGGAGTTCAAACCTGATCATGTGACTCTTGACCCCGACTTTGAAGACTGCTCGTGGAAACAG ATCAAACATACATTTTCTGATTATGGCCCTGGACTGCGTTTCATCACCTTTGAACATGGAGGACAAGACACCAAGTTCTGGGATGGTTGGTTTGGAGTCCGGGTCACTGGGAGCTCCGTTACCATCGAGGTctga